CATTGGCTCGACCGAGCTGCTGCATATTTTCATCTCGCACCGCGAAGACGAAGCGCATGCGGGTGCCACCGGCAAGGCCGTTCCGGGTTATCGGGCGAAAGTGGTGGACGACGATGGCAATGAGGTGCCCGTCGGCGCGGTGGGAAAGCTGGCGGTGCAAGGCCCGACGGGTTGCCGTTATCTCAACGACGAGCGGCAGCGCAAGTACGTGGTGGGCGGCTGGAACATGACGGGCGATGCTTACGTGATGGACGAGAACGGTTATTTCATCTACCAGGCGCGCACCGACGACATGATCATCTCGGCGGGCTACAACATCGCCGCGCCCGAGGTGGAGGACGCGTTGATGGCCCACGCAGCCGTCGCCGAATGCGCAGTGATCGGTGCGCCGGATACGGAGCGCGGGCAGATCGTCAAGGCGTTCGTGGTGCTCAAGGAAGGCAGCGCGGGCGACGATGCGATGGTTCGCCAACTGCAGGATTTCGTGAAGCAGACGGTCGCGCCGTACAAGTACCCGCGCGCTGTCGAATTCGTGAAATCCCTGCCGCGCACCGCGACCGGAAAACTGCAGCGCTTCAAGCTGCATGCGAAGACATGACTACGACAAAGACGATGAACCTGACGAATGCCGCGCGTCGTTTTTTGCGGCCCGTTCCCATCCGCTTTGCGCATTGCGATCCGGCGGGGATCATCTTTTTTCCGCAATACCTCGTGCTGTTCAACGGACTGGTCGAGGACTGGTTCAACGAGGGGCTGGGAGTCTCTTACGCAGCGATGCTCGCCGAGCAGCGCACGGGGCTACCCATCGTGCATCTGGAGTGCGACTTTCGCGCGATCACGCGCATGGGCGAGACGGTCGATCTGGGGCTGATGGTGAGCCGATTGGGATCGCGTTCCATCACGCTGGATATGGAATGCCGAGGCACTGCCGATGGCGTCCTGCGCGTGGCGGCGCGCAAGGTGCTGGTGTTCACCAGCTTGGATACGCACGAAGCCATTGCCGCACCTGCGCACATCCGCGCAGCGATCGAGCGCTGGATGGATGAACCGAACCCACACACAAGTGAATCTGAATGAGTCGAAAGGATGGATGAGAACATGACCACAACCACATCAAACACACCAACCAAACAAGCACTGCTTCCAGAGGGCTGGCCGCGTCC
This genomic stretch from Diaphorobacter sp. HDW4B harbors:
- a CDS encoding acyl-CoA thioesterase, which encodes MTTTKTMNLTNAARRFLRPVPIRFAHCDPAGIIFFPQYLVLFNGLVEDWFNEGLGVSYAAMLAEQRTGLPIVHLECDFRAITRMGETVDLGLMVSRLGSRSITLDMECRGTADGVLRVAARKVLVFTSLDTHEAIAAPAHIRAAIERWMDEPNPHTSESE